The proteins below are encoded in one region of Limnochorda pilosa:
- a CDS encoding alpha/beta hydrolase fold domain-containing protein produces MDSVLPCPSPRNRRRARSARPRRLAGRTGLRARAGGGRARLTARLVALLGVLALAATVWGTALAAGQVRPPEQPSRGPGGSDYLYGRVEASRHGEGAQAFWLFEPDAPRPRSAPLVLFLHGWRNVDPRTYGAWIEHLVRKGAVVVYPRYQESLTSSPSAMMDAAAAATEAALQELARPGHVRPDLDRVVFVGHSLGAVMAANLAAEAQAGDLPRPAAMALLNPADVSPWPGLDLPGKLMRASYEAIPASTRLLLVVGDQDILAGERYARALWERLAQIPDDRRNAVRLVSDDYGTPRLSANHTAPQAPGGRWAQTQEEPDTLLSDVLEGSVDALDHHGYWKLVDALMACTFEARWCEYVLGNDEAVRSMGRWSDGRRVNEAAIVRW; encoded by the coding sequence ATGGACTCCGTTCTCCCGTGCCCATCCCCGCGCAACCGGCGGCGCGCCCGCAGCGCCCGCCCCCGAAGGCTCGCCGGCCGCACAGGCCTCCGGGCTCGCGCCGGCGGGGGTCGCGCCCGCCTCACTGCCCGTCTGGTTGCCCTCCTCGGCGTCCTCGCCCTGGCGGCCACCGTATGGGGAACCGCCCTGGCCGCCGGGCAGGTCCGGCCGCCCGAGCAGCCGTCCCGGGGGCCCGGCGGGTCCGACTACCTCTACGGAAGGGTGGAGGCCAGCCGCCACGGCGAAGGCGCCCAGGCCTTCTGGCTCTTCGAGCCCGACGCCCCGCGGCCCCGCTCCGCCCCTCTGGTGCTCTTCCTGCACGGGTGGCGCAACGTGGACCCCCGCACCTACGGCGCCTGGATCGAGCACCTGGTGCGGAAGGGCGCCGTGGTCGTCTACCCCCGGTACCAGGAGAGCCTCACGTCTTCCCCGTCGGCCATGATGGACGCAGCCGCGGCGGCCACGGAGGCGGCGCTTCAGGAGCTGGCCCGTCCCGGCCACGTGCGGCCGGACCTGGACCGGGTCGTCTTCGTGGGCCACTCGCTGGGGGCGGTGATGGCCGCCAACCTCGCGGCCGAGGCCCAGGCGGGCGATCTGCCCCGGCCCGCCGCCATGGCGCTGCTCAACCCCGCGGACGTGAGCCCTTGGCCTGGCCTGGACCTGCCCGGCAAGCTCATGCGCGCCAGCTACGAGGCGATCCCCGCCTCCACCCGCCTGCTGCTGGTGGTGGGCGACCAAGACATCCTGGCGGGCGAGCGCTACGCCCGGGCTCTCTGGGAGCGGCTCGCCCAGATTCCCGACGACCGCCGCAACGCGGTGCGGTTGGTCTCCGACGACTACGGCACGCCCCGGCTCAGCGCCAACCACACGGCGCCGCAGGCTCCCGGCGGCCGCTGGGCCCAAACCCAGGAGGAGCCCGACACCCTCCTCTCCGACGTCTTGGAGGGGAGCGTCGACGCCCTGGATCACCACGGCTACTGGAAGCTGGTGGACGCCCTCATGGCCTGCACCTTCGAGGCGCGCTGGTGCGAGTACGTGCTGGGCAACGACGAGGCCGTCCGGTCCATGGGGCGCTGGAGCGACGGGCGGCGGGTGAACGAGGCCGCCATCGTGCGGTGGTAG
- a CDS encoding queuosine precursor transporter, whose product MPNEVLWLLFASVDLSIVLLLYRYFGRAGLYAAIVTGTIVSNVQVVKTVTLFGLQATLGNITYAGLFFATDVLSERYGKREALQGVALGFISLISFTAAMQWALLLRPAPGDFAQPAMATLFGLLPRVAAASLLAYAVSQTLDVHLFHAILERTGRRRLWLRNNGSTWTSQAVDSVLFVLGAFAGVMPWTTLAQILLTTYLLKVIVAALDTFFIYLAVRIGPHPEPPPELPGEGEA is encoded by the coding sequence GTGCCCAACGAGGTCTTGTGGCTGCTTTTCGCCTCGGTCGACCTGTCCATCGTGCTGCTGCTCTACCGGTACTTCGGGCGGGCGGGGCTCTACGCGGCCATCGTCACCGGCACCATCGTCAGCAACGTGCAGGTGGTGAAGACCGTCACCCTCTTCGGCCTCCAGGCCACCTTGGGGAACATCACCTATGCCGGCCTCTTCTTCGCCACCGACGTGCTGAGCGAGCGATACGGCAAGCGGGAGGCGCTGCAGGGGGTGGCCCTGGGCTTCATCAGCCTGATCTCGTTCACAGCGGCCATGCAGTGGGCCCTGCTGCTGCGCCCCGCTCCCGGGGACTTTGCCCAGCCCGCCATGGCCACCCTCTTCGGCCTGCTGCCGCGGGTGGCCGCGGCGAGCCTGCTGGCCTACGCCGTCTCCCAGACCCTGGACGTCCACCTCTTCCACGCGATCCTGGAGCGCACGGGCAGGCGGCGCCTTTGGCTGCGGAACAACGGGTCCACCTGGACCTCCCAGGCGGTGGACTCCGTCCTCTTCGTGCTGGGCGCCTTCGCCGGCGTGATGCCCTGGACCACGCTGGCCCAGATCCTGCTCACCACCTACCTGCTCAAGGTGATCGTGGCCGCCCTGGACACCTTCTTCATCTACCTGGCGGTGCGGATCGGCCCCCACCCCGAGCCGCCCCCCGAGCTGCCCGGAGAGGGCGAAGCCTGA
- a CDS encoding MFS transporter → MRRIEQPQAEGAGWAHLRVMSLATGLSFVVITLTRPLVPLLAVHLGARAAEVGAVVGAYALVPLLLAVPAGALVDRVGSRRIFLWGSLGIAVGLAAVGAWPSLPVLVVTQAGVGLSQLLVIVAGQTYATSLARGVEREAQLGWYTTLVSAGQLVGPLVGGVLADALGYGPSFRIAAFLGLLPLAVGFAVHDVPRRSEAGAPGGEARLAEAEPPGEVRSAPRAARGSAIRRIAGIGGVRLAVVASFSINFAMGARQGFYPLYVQNLGYPATLVGSLLSLRALASMSVRPFMVRIVAAAGGRFRTVFGSMLLGAAAVGITPWTREPLGLALASVALGVGIGLVHPLSMLAVAETVAEEERGLALGMRLTGNRLAQFTSPVLFGAVAEAAGLEAAFVAGGLVLAAATFSLLFWRATFAHLDRWPGRQAAGRGPGRDG, encoded by the coding sequence TTGAGACGGATCGAGCAGCCGCAGGCCGAGGGGGCCGGCTGGGCGCACCTTCGCGTCATGTCGCTGGCCACGGGGCTCAGCTTCGTGGTGATCACCTTGACCCGTCCCCTGGTGCCCTTGCTCGCGGTCCACCTGGGGGCGCGTGCGGCCGAGGTCGGCGCGGTGGTGGGCGCGTACGCCCTGGTGCCGCTCTTGCTTGCGGTGCCCGCAGGGGCGCTCGTGGATCGTGTCGGCTCCCGGCGGATCTTCCTCTGGGGCTCCCTGGGGATCGCCGTGGGGCTCGCGGCGGTGGGGGCCTGGCCGAGCCTGCCGGTGCTGGTGGTGACCCAGGCGGGGGTGGGCCTTTCCCAGCTCCTGGTGATCGTGGCCGGGCAGACGTACGCGACCTCCCTGGCCCGCGGCGTCGAGCGGGAGGCCCAGCTGGGCTGGTACACCACCCTGGTCTCCGCGGGGCAGCTGGTGGGCCCGCTGGTGGGTGGCGTCCTGGCCGACGCGCTGGGCTACGGGCCCAGCTTCCGGATCGCCGCGTTCCTCGGGCTCCTGCCCCTGGCGGTGGGTTTCGCCGTGCACGACGTCCCCCGCCGTTCGGAGGCGGGCGCCCCTGGGGGAGAGGCGCGCCTCGCGGAGGCCGAGCCGCCCGGCGAGGTCCGGAGCGCTCCGCGCGCGGCCAGGGGCAGTGCGATCCGCCGCATCGCCGGAATCGGGGGCGTGCGGCTGGCGGTGGTGGCCAGCTTCAGCATCAACTTCGCCATGGGGGCACGGCAGGGCTTCTACCCGCTTTACGTGCAGAACCTGGGGTACCCGGCCACCCTGGTGGGCTCGCTCCTCTCCTTGCGGGCGCTGGCCTCCATGTCCGTCCGCCCGTTCATGGTCCGGATCGTGGCGGCGGCGGGCGGGCGCTTCCGGACCGTCTTCGGCTCCATGCTCCTGGGCGCTGCGGCGGTGGGGATCACCCCCTGGACCCGGGAGCCCCTGGGCCTCGCCCTGGCCTCGGTGGCCCTGGGCGTCGGGATCGGGCTGGTGCATCCCCTCAGCATGCTGGCGGTGGCCGAGACCGTGGCCGAGGAGGAGCGGGGACTGGCCCTGGGCATGCGCCTGACCGGGAACCGGCTCGCCCAGTTCACCAGTCCCGTCCTCTTCGGGGCCGTCGCAGAGGCCGCAGGCCTGGAGGCTGCCTTCGTGGCCGGCGGGCTGGTGCTGGCGGCGGCCACCTTCAGCCTCCTCTTCTGGCGGGCCACCTTCGCTCACCTGGACCGCTGGCCGGGGCGCCAGGCGGCTGGGCGGGGTCCGGGGCGGGACGGGTGA
- a CDS encoding saccharopine dehydrogenase family protein, with translation MAMRVLVLGAAGDMGSRAVRELAREASVDEIGLADRNVAAAQALAAELPSGRARPMPLDARDASALRSALAGWDVAASALGPFYLFEAPAVRAAIQAGVPYVSLCDDHDAAQAALALHPTARERGVTVVTGMGWTPGLSNLLARRAAGLLDRALRVRIAWAGAASDSKGYAVILHTMHMLTGQVPTFRDRRYVLVPAGSEPEVLPFPEPLGQVKVAHVGHPEPVTLPRSLPGVEEVSLRGGLSEAFLNWLATALARGGLTRSARGKALLGSTVKPLLPLLERIGPAGASFSGLHVVVEGVLREKPTRVTVRAIGHMADLTGVPLAVAALLLGSGEARLPGVHAPEAPGLFDADAVLRNLAGRGLSLEEPVIEALRDRAGAPASPARR, from the coding sequence ATGGCGATGCGCGTCCTGGTGCTGGGAGCCGCCGGCGACATGGGGAGCCGGGCCGTGCGAGAGCTGGCCCGGGAGGCTTCGGTGGACGAGATCGGCCTTGCGGATCGGAACGTGGCCGCCGCGCAGGCGCTTGCGGCCGAGCTTCCGTCCGGTAGGGCCCGTCCCATGCCGCTGGATGCCCGGGACGCCAGCGCCCTGCGCTCGGCCCTGGCGGGGTGGGACGTGGCGGCTTCGGCCCTGGGTCCTTTTTACCTCTTCGAGGCGCCGGCGGTACGGGCGGCCATCCAGGCCGGGGTCCCCTACGTGAGCCTCTGCGACGACCACGACGCGGCCCAGGCCGCCCTCGCTCTGCACCCCACGGCCCGCGAGCGGGGGGTCACGGTGGTGACGGGGATGGGCTGGACCCCCGGCCTCAGCAACCTTCTCGCCCGGCGGGCCGCCGGCCTGCTGGATCGCGCCCTTCGGGTCCGGATCGCCTGGGCGGGCGCTGCCAGCGACTCCAAGGGCTATGCGGTGATCCTGCACACCATGCACATGCTCACCGGCCAGGTCCCCACCTTCCGGGATCGGCGGTACGTACTGGTGCCGGCGGGCTCGGAGCCGGAGGTGCTCCCCTTTCCCGAGCCCCTGGGGCAGGTGAAGGTGGCCCACGTGGGCCATCCCGAGCCGGTCACCCTGCCCCGCTCCCTCCCCGGGGTGGAAGAGGTCTCCCTGCGGGGAGGGTTGAGCGAGGCCTTCCTCAACTGGCTCGCCACGGCCCTGGCCCGGGGGGGCCTCACCCGCTCCGCCCGGGGGAAGGCGCTCCTGGGATCCACCGTGAAGCCGCTCCTGCCCTTGTTGGAGCGGATCGGCCCCGCGGGCGCCTCCTTCTCGGGGCTTCACGTGGTGGTGGAAGGCGTCTTGCGGGAGAAGCCGACCCGCGTCACCGTGCGGGCCATCGGCCACATGGCGGACCTGACGGGGGTCCCCCTGGCGGTGGCCGCGCTCCTTCTGGGCTCGGGGGAAGCCCGCCTGCCGGGCGTCCACGCCCCCGAGGCCCCGGGCCTCTTCGACGCGGACGCCGTGCTCCGGAACTTGGCCGGCCGGGGCCTCTCCCTCGAGGAGCCGGTGATCGAGGCCCTACGGGACCGTGCGGGCGCCCCAGCGTCCCCGGCCCGGCGTTGA
- a CDS encoding ferritin-like domain-containing protein, producing the protein MSNAWPQLLEQALVRQERAVDRYQRWRQAAATPELGRLLDEIARQEAEHLEFLRHVEAGDWRSYLNRRPGTFQPAPDRSRELLVWTFPEPDA; encoded by the coding sequence GTGTCGAACGCCTGGCCGCAGCTCCTGGAGCAGGCTTTGGTCCGGCAGGAACGGGCGGTCGATCGCTACCAGCGCTGGCGGCAGGCGGCCGCCACGCCCGAGCTGGGCCGGCTGCTCGATGAGATCGCCCGGCAGGAGGCCGAGCACTTGGAGTTCCTCCGCCACGTGGAGGCCGGCGACTGGCGCAGCTACCTCAACCGGCGTCCCGGCACCTTCCAGCCCGCCCCCGACCGCTCCCGGGAGCTCCTGGTCTGGACGTTCCCCGAGCCCGACGCCTAG
- a CDS encoding ferritin-like domain-containing protein — MEFMQSPQDIAEAIQDELGAVSMYARMASEAGDPVLRAILLNIAGDEYGHARVFMTMQEMMRTMGAPGGAPAADQGTPAEWAAGR; from the coding sequence GTGGAGTTCATGCAGTCGCCCCAGGACATCGCCGAGGCGATCCAGGACGAGCTCGGCGCGGTCTCCATGTACGCCCGCATGGCGTCGGAGGCCGGCGATCCCGTGCTTCGGGCCATCCTTCTCAACATCGCCGGCGACGAGTACGGCCACGCCCGGGTCTTCATGACCATGCAGGAGATGATGCGCACCATGGGCGCCCCCGGGGGAGCGCCGGCGGCCGACCAGGGTACTCCCGCGGAGTGGGCGGCCGGGCGGTGA
- a CDS encoding Wzz/FepE/Etk N-terminal domain-containing protein has translation MPDNAERYDDEIDLRAYLEVLWRRKWVVITLVLLAAVASLVVTRSMEPVYQAEATVLIRADSPGLAVMNLQKSGTVLSVETALEMLQSRQLAQAAAEDLAASGGASDLPGAPAGTDAGLKDRVSARRVGNTPMLRVQAEAVSPAAAAALANAMVRALEQAMMGATRDDLKAAGAFTAAQLERVRQDLAGLEARAATGEEPRGGDAEMQRERRVLEDLYGNLLRQQEEIRMRLAVQSSPVQVIDAAVPPQAPVRPRLSLNLAVAVVLAGFAGLALAFALEFFDVRLRSPRELEEILGAPLLAQVPEEMVSEPTASEGVGAAHGGRARAWGEGAAGGAQVERGLVGRGAPAGTLQPADGYGLPSSQRAVTGEGRGRES, from the coding sequence GTGCCCGATAACGCCGAACGCTACGATGACGAGATCGACCTGCGCGCCTACCTGGAGGTCCTCTGGCGGCGCAAGTGGGTCGTGATCACCCTGGTCCTCCTGGCGGCGGTGGCCTCGTTGGTGGTCACCCGGTCCATGGAGCCCGTGTACCAGGCCGAGGCCACGGTTCTGATCCGCGCCGACTCGCCCGGTCTGGCCGTGATGAACCTGCAGAAGTCCGGCACGGTGTTGTCGGTGGAAACCGCCCTGGAAATGCTCCAGTCGCGCCAGCTCGCGCAGGCGGCGGCCGAGGATCTGGCCGCCTCGGGTGGCGCCTCCGACCTGCCCGGTGCGCCGGCGGGGACCGACGCCGGGCTGAAGGACCGGGTCTCCGCCCGCCGGGTGGGGAATACGCCCATGCTGCGGGTCCAGGCGGAAGCGGTTTCGCCCGCGGCGGCCGCGGCCCTGGCCAACGCCATGGTGCGGGCGCTGGAGCAAGCGATGATGGGCGCCACTCGGGACGACCTGAAGGCCGCCGGCGCCTTCACCGCCGCGCAGCTGGAACGGGTCCGGCAGGACCTGGCGGGGCTGGAGGCACGGGCGGCCACCGGCGAGGAGCCTCGCGGAGGCGACGCGGAGATGCAGCGGGAGCGCCGTGTGCTGGAAGACCTGTACGGGAACCTCCTGCGGCAGCAGGAAGAGATCCGCATGCGCCTGGCCGTGCAGAGCTCACCCGTGCAGGTCATCGACGCGGCGGTACCGCCCCAGGCGCCCGTGCGCCCCCGCCTGAGTCTCAACCTGGCCGTCGCCGTGGTGCTGGCCGGCTTCGCGGGCCTGGCCCTGGCCTTCGCGCTGGAGTTCTTCGACGTCCGCCTCAGGAGCCCGCGGGAGCTGGAGGAGATCCTGGGCGCGCCGCTGCTCGCCCAGGTCCCCGAGGAGATGGTCTCCGAGCCGACGGCCTCCGAGGGTGTGGGAGCCGCTCATGGGGGGAGGGCCCGGGCCTGGGGTGAAGGGGCCGCCGGGGGAGCCCAGGTTGAACGGGGCCTGGTCGGCCGGGGAGCGCCTGCGGGTACCTTGCAGCCCGCGGATGGCTACGGGCTCCCGTCGAGCCAGCGGGCGGTCACGGGGGAGGGACGCGGCCGTGAGTCCTGA
- a CDS encoding HAD family hydrolase, with protein sequence MKPYLFFDAGGTVIFPDFARVAGALESAGRTTDPDALFRAFGRALYEADLPPEAAPPGGFYPRGFYAALLERVGVPPAEATRLGGSLREDPAELGWAATFPWVEAALHELRGQGYRMSVISNSDGRVAERLAHAGLDGYFDRIYDSALVGYEKPDPRIFQQALDELDLAPSECLHVGDLYHFDVLGANRAGVAAILLDPFGLSSGRPGLRIPTVADYPRFLAGIDGLAAPAFHPLAGR encoded by the coding sequence ATGAAGCCCTACCTCTTCTTCGACGCCGGCGGTACCGTCATCTTCCCCGACTTCGCCCGGGTGGCCGGCGCCCTGGAGTCCGCCGGGCGGACGACGGACCCGGACGCCCTCTTCCGCGCCTTCGGCCGGGCGCTCTACGAGGCCGACCTTCCGCCCGAGGCGGCTCCTCCCGGCGGCTTCTACCCGCGGGGGTTCTACGCGGCCCTGCTGGAGCGGGTCGGGGTGCCTCCCGCAGAGGCGACCCGCCTGGGCGGCAGCCTGCGGGAGGATCCGGCCGAGCTGGGGTGGGCCGCCACCTTCCCCTGGGTGGAGGCCGCCCTGCACGAGCTGAGGGGGCAGGGGTACAGGATGTCGGTCATCTCCAACTCCGACGGGCGCGTGGCCGAGCGGCTGGCGCACGCGGGGCTGGACGGCTACTTCGACCGGATCTACGACTCGGCCCTGGTGGGATACGAGAAGCCGGATCCGCGCATCTTCCAGCAGGCTCTCGACGAGCTGGACCTGGCGCCCTCGGAGTGCCTGCACGTGGGCGACCTCTACCACTTCGACGTGCTGGGCGCGAATCGGGCCGGGGTCGCGGCGATCCTGCTGGATCCCTTCGGGCTCAGCAGCGGGCGGCCGGGCCTGCGGATCCCCACCGTGGCCGACTATCCCCGCTTCCTGGCCGGTATCGACGGGCTCGCGGCGCCGGCCTTCCACCCCCTGGCCGGACGCTGA